The Rhopalosiphum maidis isolate BTI-1 chromosome 1, ASM367621v3, whole genome shotgun sequence genome has a segment encoding these proteins:
- the LOC113548167 gene encoding myosin heavy chain, non-muscle isoform X1, which yields MDMDTDRSDPFMKYLAVDRNQLNDQPTQAEWTQKRLVWVPHESQGFVSAGIKGERGDEVEVEIAETGKRVLVDKDVIQKMNPPKFDKSEDMAELTCLNEACVLHNIKDRYYSGLIYTYSGLFCVVVNPYKRLPIYTENIMERYKGNKRHEVPPHVFAVTDTAYRSMLQDREDQSILCTGESGAGKTENTKKVIQYLAYVAASKPKGVIQHASPGPALVVCNTNVSYEGELEQQLLQANPILEAFGNAKTVKNDNSSRFGKFIRINFDASGFIAGANIETYLLEKSRAIRQAKDERTFHIFYQLLSGATAEQKAEFILEDPKTYSFLTNGNLRVPGVDDAAEFRETVNAMNIMGMTTEDYSAIFRIVSAVMLFGNMQFKQERNSDQATLPDNTVAQKVAHLLGLSITEMTKAFLRPRIKVGRDYVSKAQTKEQVEFAVEAISKACYERMFRWLVNRINRSLDRSKRQGASFIGILDMAGFEIFELNSFEQLCINYTNEKLQQLFNHTMFILEQEEYQREGIEWKFIDFGLDLQPTIDLIDKPMGVMALLDEECWFPKATDKSFVEKLMSAQSVHPKFHKTDFRGVADFSIIHYAGKVDYSAHKWLMKNMDPLNENIVQLLQSSQDSFVTHIWKDAEIVGIAHQALTDTQFGARTRKGMFRTVSQLYKEQLNKLMITLRNTNPNFVRCIIPNHEKRAGKIDAQLVLDQLRCNGVLEGIRICRQGFPNRIPFQEFRQRYELLTSNAIPKGFMDGKKACEKMIKALELDTNLYRVGQSKIFFRAGVLAHLEEERDFKISDLIVNFQAFCRGYLARRNYQKRLQQLNAIRIIQRNCSAYLKLRNWQWWRLYTKVKPLLEVTKQEEVLSIKEEELKVVKEKLDSQQRGVLELEKKYQTAVDEKNALAEQLQAEVELCAEAEEMRARLAARKLELEEILHDLEARIEEEEERSSTLAQEKKKLQININDLEEQLEEEEGARQKLQLERVQMDAKLKKLEEDLALAEDTNVKQVKEKKVLEERAADLAQTLAEEEEKAKHLAKLKAKHETSIAELEERLLKDNQQRQEMDRTKRKVETEVNDLKEQLNEKKAQVEDLQLQLGKREEELTQAFMRIDEEAASKAQSQKALRELESQLGELQEDLEAERTARSKAEKQKRDLNEELEALKHELLDSLDITAAQHELRAKREQELATLKKSLEEDTQSHEIIITEMRHKHSQEISVINEQIESLKKSKSQLEKSKQTLEAENADLAAELKSSASSKSELERKRKITESQLSEIQSKFAESERSKNELIDRLSKLSNESESIVNQLEAAELKASAAEKSAGTMETQLQETQTLLEEETKLKLSLNSKLKQIESEKEMLQEQLEEEEESKKNMEKQIVALNLQITETRKKMEDDAESTAAMEASYKKIFKDVELLQRQIEELQATNDKLEKSKKKLQSELDDINIDLEAQRSKVIELEKKQRIFDKTLAEEKAVSEQMAIERDTAEREAREKETRVLSLTRELDELMVKVEELERGKRTLQNELDELINNQGTADKNVHELEKAKRILESQLAEIRVQNEDLEDELQITEDAKLRLEVNMQALRAQFERDLVAKEEQSEEKRRGLLKQIRDIEAELEDERKQRSTAMAGRKKIEADYKDLEQQLDMHNKLKEDALKQLKKLQVQLKDATRDAEEARASRDELSATSKETERKLKSVEAELLLLTEELSASERARRVAESERDDLHEEMNSNSNKGSTLMVDEKRRLEARISTLEEELEEEQTMSEALNERIRKALIQIEQLNSDLANERATTQKLETNKMLFDRQNKELKAKLAEIETNQRVKTKTAISNLESKIANLDEQLESEAKERQLQQKANRKLEKKMKEVVMQLEDERRTIEQYKEQVEKSNARVKTLKRQIEEAEEEISREKHQKRKIQRDLDELLESNESISRENNNLRSKLRRTGVTTTSRIGATGSKRGSTIDDLSTVHGSSLDDSLESNNGSNDTNSLGAEDMWSR from the exons acatATTCTGGTCTCTTTTGTGTAGTGGTAAATCCATACAAGAGATTACCTATCTACACAGAAAACATAATGGAACGTTACAAAGGTAACAAACGTCACGAAGTGCCACCACACGTATTCGCAGTAACTGATACTGCATACAGATCGATGTTACAag atcGAGAAGATCAATCTATACTATGTACTGGAGAATCAGGTGCTGGAAAAACCGAGAACACGAAaaaagttatacaatatttggcTTACGTGGCTGCATCAAAACCCAAAGGAGTGATTCAACACGCT TCCCCTGGTCCAGCTTTAGTTGtt TGTAATACTAATGTTAGTTATGAG gGTGAACTCGAACAACAGCTATTACAAGCTAATCCCATTTTAGAAGCATTTGGTAATGCAAAAACTGTGAAAAATGACAATTCTTCTAGATTt ggTAAATTTATTCGTATTAATTTTGATGCTTCTGGTTTCATTGCTGGTGCTAACATTGAAACttatttattggaaaaatCGAGAGCTATACGACAAGCAAAAGATGAACGTACATTCCATATTTTCTACCAATTGCTATCTGGAGCAACTGCTGAACAAaaag ccGAATTTATACTTGAGGACCCTAAAACTTATAGTTTCCTTACAAATGGTAATCTCCGTGTGCCTGGTGTAGATGATGCTGCTGAGTTTAGAGAAACTGTTAATGCTATGAATATCATGGGAATGACAACTGAAGATTATTctg ctattttCCGAATTGTGAGTGCTGTCATGTTGTTTGGAAACATGCAGTTTAAACAAGAGCGTAACAGTGATCAAGCAACATTACCTGATAACACAGTTGCCCAAAAAGTTGCTCATCTATTGGGTTTGTCGATAACTGAAATGACTAAAGCCTTCCTTAGACCTCGTATCAAAGTAGGCAGAGACTATGTGTCCAAAGCTCAGACCAAAGAACAAGTGGAATTTGCTGTAGAAGCTATTTCTAAAGCGTGTTATGAACGTATGTTCCGTTGGCTTGTTAATCGCATTAATCGATCTTTAGATAGGTCTAAAAGACAAGGAGCATCATTCATTGGAATCTTGGATATGGCtggatttgaaatatttgaa ttaaactCGTTTGAACAACTGtgtataaattacacaaaTGAAAAACTGCAACAGTTATTCAACCATACCATGTTTATTTTAGAACAAGAAGAATATCAAAGAGAAGGTATTGAAtggaaatttattgatttcggATTGGATTTGCAACCCactattgatttaattgaCAAA CCTATGGGTGTTATGGCCTTATTGGATGAAGAATGTTGGTTTCCAAAAGCCACTGATAAATCAtttgtagaaaaattaatgtcAGCCCAAAGTGTTCATCCTAAATTCCATAAAACAGACTTTAGAGGTGTTGCTGATTTCTCAATAATCCACTATGCTGGAAAAGTTGATTACTCTGCACATAAGTGGCTTATGAAGAATATGGATCCattgaatgaaaatattgttcaacTCCTTCAATCTTCTCAAGATTCTTTTGTAACTCATATCTGGAAGGATGCAGAAATTGTAGGTATAGCTCATCAAGCTCTCACTGATACACAATTTGGAGCACGGACAAGAAAAGGAATGTTCCGTACAGTGTCGCAATTATACAAAGAACAATTGAACAAGTTAATGATCACCTTAAGAAACACTAATCCTAATTTTGTAAGATGTATTATTCCAAATCACGAGAAAAGAGCCGGTAAAATCGATGCCCAACTTGTACTAGATCAACTACGATGCAATGGAGTTTTGGAAGGAATTAGAATTTGTAGACAGGGTTTCCCCAATCGTATTCCATTCCAGGAGTTTAGACAACGGTATGAACTTCTTACATCAAACGCTATACCCAAAGGTTTTATGGATGGTAAAAAGGCTTgtgaaaaaatgattaaagcTCTTGAACTAGATACAAATCTCTATCGTGTTGGTCAGTCCAAAATATTCTTCAGAGCCGGTGTTCTTGCTCATTTAGAAGAAGAACGAGACTTCAAAATTTCTGACCTCATTGTCAATTTCCAA GCTTTCTGCAGAGGGTACTTAGCAAGAAGAAATTATCAAAAACGTCTACAACAATTGAATGCAATTCGTATCATTCAGCGCAATTGTTCAGCATATTTAAAACTGAGAAATTGGCAATGGTGGAGATTATATACTAAAGTTAAACCTCTTTTAGAAGTTACCAAACAGGAAGaagtattatctattaaagAAGAAGAATTGAAGGTAGTCAAGGAAAAATTAGATTCTCAACAGCGTGGTGTTCTTGAACTCGAGaagaa aTATCAAACAGCAGTGGATGAGAAAAATGCCTTGGCTGAACAACTACAAGCAGAAGTTGAATTATGTGCTGAAGCTGAAGAAATGAGAGCTAGACTTGCTGCTAGGAAATTAGAACTAGAAGAAATATTACATGATCTAGAAGCTAGAattgaagaagaagaagaaagaTCTAGTACATTAGCTCAAGAGAAAAAGAAGTtacaaattaacataaat gaTTTGGAAGAACAATTAGAAGAAGAAGAAGGAGCACGGCAGAAACTTCAATTAGAACGTGTTCAGATGGATGCTAAACTCAAAAAATTAGAAGAAGATCTTGCGCTTGCTGAAGACACTAATGTGAAACAAGTCAAAGAAAAAAAGGTTTTGGAAGAAAGAGCTGCAGATTTGGCACAAACTTTAGctgaagaagaagaaaaagcAAAACATTTAGCTAAATTAAAAGCAAAACATGAAACATCAATTGCAGAATTAGAAGAACgtttattaaaagataatcAACAAAGACAGGAAATGGACCGTACTAAACGTAAAGTTGAAACTGAG gtaaatgatttaaaagaaCAGCTAAATGAAAAGAAAGCTCAAGTAGAAGACTTACAATTACAACTTGGTAAACGAGAAGAAGAATTAACACAAGCTTTCATGAGAATTGATGAAGAAGCTGcaa gTAAAGCACAATCTCAAAAGGCTCTCAGGGAATTGGAATCTCAACTTGGGGAACTTCAAGAAGATCTTGAAGCCGAACGTACTGCTAGAAGTAAAGCTGAGAAACAAAAACGTGACCTTAATGAAGAACTTGAAGCCTTAAAACACGAGCTTTTGGATTCTTTGGACATAACTGCTGCACAACATGAACTTAGAGCTAAACGAGAacag GAATTGGCAACCTTAAAGAAATCATTAGAAGAAGATACACAATCGcacgaaattattattaccgaaATGCGACACAAACACAGTCAAGAAATATCCGttataaatgaacaaatagaATCCTTGAAAAAA tCTAAAAGTCAATTGGAAAAATCCAAGCAAACTCTTGAAGCCGAAAATGCTGATCTTGCTGCTGAACTGAAGTCTTCCGCATCTTCAAAATCCGAATTAGAAAGGAAACGTAAAATTACTGAATCTCAACTTA gtgaGATACAAAGTAAATTTGCTGAATCAGAACGTtcgaaaaatgaattaattgatAGACTTTCTAAACTTAGCAATGAATCTGAATCCATTGTTAATCAATTGGAAGCAGCTGAACTTAAAGCTTCTGCTGCTGAAAAATCAGCAGGAACAATGGAAACTCAGCTGCAAGAAacacaa acACTTCTAGAAGAAGAAACCAAGTTGAAATTGTCATTAAACTCGaaactaaaacaaattgaaaGTGAAAAAGAAATGTTACAAGAACAGttagaagaagaagaagagtCCAAGAAAAACATGGAAAAACAAATAGTTGctcttaatttacaaattactgAAACACGGAAAAAAATGGAAGATGATGCTGAGTCGACCGCTGCAATGGAAgcttcttataaaaaaatctttaag gatgTGGAATTGTTACAACGACAAATTGAAGAACTACAAGCAACAAATGATAAATTGGAAAAATCTAAGAAAAAACTTCAATCAGAATtagatgatattaatattgatttagaaGCCCAACGATCCAAGGTTATCGAACTTGAGAAAAAACAAAGAATATTTGACAAAACCCTTGCTGAAGAAAAG gcgGTTTCCGAGCAAATGGCTATTGAACGTGACACTGCTGAAAGAGAAGCTCGAGAAAAGGAAACACGTGTGCTTTCTTTAACCAGAGAACTTGATGAACTGATGGTGAAAGTTGAAGAATTGGAAAGAGGAAAGAGAACACTTCAAAATGAGTTAGatgaattgattaataatcaaGGAACAGCTgacaaaaat gttcaTGAACTGGAAAAAGCTAAACGAATATTAGAATCACAATTGGCTGAGATACGTGTACAGAATGAAGATTTGGAAGATGAACTTCAAATAACTGAAGATGCTAAATTAAGACTTGAAGTAAACATGCAAGCATTGAGGGCTCAGTTTGAACGTGATCTTGTT gCCAAAGAAGAGCAGAGTGAAGAAAAACGTAGAGGACTTTTGAAACAAATTCGTGACATTGAAGCTGAACTGGAAGATGAACGCAAACAAAGATCAACTGCAATGGCTGGTCGCAAGAAAATTGAAGCTGATTATAAAGATCTAGAACAACAGTTAGACATGCACAACAAATTAAAAGAAGATGCattaaaacaacttaaaaaactACAAGTTCAATTGAAGGACGCTACTCGTGACGCTGAAGAGGCTAGAGCTTCTCGCGATGAGCTTTCTGCTACGTCAAAAGAAACTGAACGTAAATTGAAATCGGTTGAAGctgaattattgttattgacaGAAGAGCTGTCTGCATCTGAAAGAGCTAGGCGTGTAGCTGAAAGTGAACGTGACGATTTGCATGAAGAAATGAATAGCAATTCTAACAAGGG caGTACATTAATGGTTGATGAAAAGCGTCGTCTGGAAGCAAGAATATCTACATTAGAAGAAGAATTAGAAGAAGAACAGACCATGTCAGAAGCGTTGAATGAACGAATTAGAAAGGCTCTTATTCAGATTGAACAATTGAATTcgg atTTGGCAAATGAACGAGCAACAACACAAAAATTGGAGacgaataaaatgttatttgataGACAAAACAAAGAATTAAAGGCCAAATTAGCAGAAATTGAAACCAATCAAcgagtaaaaactaaaactgcTATTTCCAACTTGGAATCTAAGATTGCCAATCTCGACGAACAACTGGAATCTGAAGCTAA AGAAAGACAATTGCAACAAAAAGCTAATCGTAAAttagagaaaaaaatgaaagagGTTGTGATGCAATTAGAAGATGAAAGAAGAACAATTGAACAGTACAAGGAACAAGTAGAAAAG agCAATGCTAGAGTCAAAACGCTGAAGAGGCAAATTGAAGAAGCAGAAGAAGAAATCAGCAGAGAGAAGCACCAGAAACGAAAAATTCAACGCGATCTCGATGAACTTTTGGAATCCAATGAATCAATATCTAGGGAGAACAATAATTTGAGAAGCAAACTCAg gcgaACTGGAGTGACCACGACTTCCAGAATAGGTGCTACTGGAAGTAAACGAGGTTCAACAATTGATGATTTATCAACAGTCCACGGTAGTTCTCTTGATGATTCGTTGGAGTCAAACAATGGATCAAATGATACAAATTCTCTTG gtGCCGAAGACATGTGGTCTCGATAA